Part of the Ignatzschineria larvae DSM 13226 genome, TCACCGGATTTACAAAGGAAATTTCAAAGATGAAATGGCTACTTCGAACAATTTTTACCTTTTTTTATCGAGTGGATTTAAAAATTGATCCCACTAGTCGAAAGATGCAAGGCATCATTATCTGTAATCACCAATCCTTTCTCGATGGAATTCTTTTAGGATTATTTCTTCCTCAAAAACCGCTCTTCGTAATAGATCGTCTTATTGCAGAACGATGGTATTTTAAATGGCCGCTTAAATTTATCCCCCACTTAACTCTCGATTCCACTCACCCAATGTCTATCAAGACATTAATTCAGGTTGCAAAATCAGATCAAAGTATTGTGATCTTCCCTGAAGGTCGAATCACTTTAACAGGGAGTTTGATGAAAATTTATGAAGGTGCTGCCTTCGTTGCTTATAAATCACATAAACCATTGATCCCTGTCTACATTGAAGGTGCGGAACATAGCTATTTTAGTCGACTAAAAGGACTAGTAAAACGTCGATTATTCCCCAAAATCCGTATCACAATGCAAGCACCTCATGACATAACCCTCCCTAAAGAATTACCAGTAGCACAAACACGTCACTATTTAGCTCAATTTACCCAGGAGATTCTTATGAATACACGCCTTGATATCTTTAAACCCACTTCTTTATTTACAAGCATCTTAGAAGCTCGAAATGAATTTGGTAAAGAAAAACTCTGTATAGAAGATATTACTCGCAAACCACTGAGCTACCAAAAATTAATAGAATCTGCATTAGCTCTCTCTCGCCTATTTAAAAAACATACCGATGAGCAAGAACGGGTGGGTGTTTTACTACCTAATACTAATGCTGCAGCCATTACCATTTTTGGCCTCAATGCTATTAATCGAGTTTCAGCACTTATCAATTATAGTGCAGGCATTGAAGGTGTCGATGCCGCTATTACATCTGCAAAGATCAAGACAATTGTTACCTCAAGAAAATTCATAAAAGAGGCAAAATTACAGCCTCTGCTTGACCATTTTCCTCAAATACAGTGGCTCTATCTAGAAGATCTACGCCAAGCACTTACCATTAGAGATAAACTCTGGGTTTGGTGGAGTCGTCGAAAGCCCACTAAATATCTACCTAAAGTTAACGCAGAAGATGAGGCGATTATTCTCTTTACTTCTGGTTCTGAAGGTAAACCCAAAGGCGTGGTCCATACAAATCGTTCTCTGTTAACCAATGTGGAACAGTTACGTACAATTGCTGATTTTACGGCCAAAGATACCTTCATGGTTGCCTTACCTCTTTTTCATGCATTTGGACTTACCGCAGGGCTGCTTACCTCTATAATCTCTGGAGCTAAAGCCTTTCTCTACCCTTCTCCCTTGCATTACCGTGTCATTCCCGAAATGATCTATGAACTTCAGGCGACTGTTTTTTTTGGAACCTCTACCTTTTTACAAAATTATGCACGATATGCTAATGCGGCCGACTTTGCCTCTTTACGCTACGTTGTCGCGGGAGCGGAAAAACTCAACCAAAATGTAAAAGAGACTTGGCAAGAGAAATTTGGTATTCGTATTTTAGAGGGGTATGGTGCAACAGAATGCGCCCCGGTTATCTCAATCAATGTTCCTACAGACTATAAAGAGAATACTATCGGTAAGATTCTTCCTGGATTAGATGCAAAACTTCTCCCAATAGAGGGTATTGAAGAAGGTGGAAAGCTGTTAGTGAAAGGAGGCAATATTATGGAAGGCTACCTACACTATCAAACACCAGGGATCATTTCTAGGGAGAGCCTTGAACAAAATGATGGTTGGTATGATACAGGTGATATCGTTAAAATTGACGATGACGGTTTCTTAACAATCATTGGACGCGCCAAACGTTTTGCCAAAATTGCCGGTGAGATGGTCTCCCTTGAAACAGCGGAACGAATCTTTAGAGAAACTTATCCCGATTACCAACATGCAGCAGCAACTCGAACCGATCAAAGCAAAGGGGAAGCTATCGTTATTTTTACCACAGCGCCCATGGATACAGACAGAAAAGCGCTCGCACAAACTGCGCGTAGCTTAGGACTACCAGAACTAGCCATCAGCCGTGATATCCGTTTTCTACAAGAACTACCTCGCCTTGGATCAGGCAAAATTAATTATCAAGCACTCAATGACCTCGTCCTAGCAGAACAAAATGAAAATAAAGATAAAGATAAAAGCACGGAATAACTATTTCCTAGAGCTTCCCTAGCTTGATCTGCTGCCTACCATTTATCAATCTAAAGTGAGCATATTATGAGTCTAAGGTCCGTCACTTCTCCTAAATCCCTACCGCCTAAAGAGAAACTTTTGAACCGAGGTATGATCACCATTCTCAATGCCCAATTTTTCTCGGCATTTGCGGATAATGTGCTCTTCTTTGCGCTCCTAGAGATTCTGCAACAAGGATTATATGGTAAAGAGAGTACCTATATTTTACAAGGCACCTTTGCTCTCTTCTATATTCTCCTAGCGCCTATTGTCGGTTATATTGCCGATCATATTGCCAAATCTCAGGTCTTAATGGTGGGCAATGGTATTAAGCTGCTCGGCGTTCTCCTGCTCTTTCTAGAGATTAATCCCTTTATCTGTTACGCCATTGTAGGATTTGGGGCAGCTGTCTATTCGCCGGCGAAATTTGGGGTGTTGAGTGAATTTGTTAGCGAAAAACTCCTGATTAAAGCCAATGGACTAATCGAAGCTTCCACCATTATCGCTATTCTCTCAGGTGCCGCTTTAGGGGGATTATTGGCAGAGCTGAATCTCTACTACGCTGTCGCTTTAACCATTGTGACCTACATTGTGGCGGCGATCTTTAATTACTATATGCCCAAAATTGCACCGAAAATTGGTCCATCATTGAAACCACAACTGATCGTTCGGCAATTTATGCTCGCTTTTCTTCGCCTATTTCGAGATCAAAAAGCACGGTTTGCCATTATCGGCACGAGCCTCTTTTGGGCTGGCGTTGCAACCCTTAAATTACTGCTCAACGATTGGGTACGGGATGTGCTTGGTGAGGGGACAGAAATGGTCTCCCAAATGAGTGTGGTGGTCGGATTAGGCGTGATTATCGGTGCAGCCTTTGCCGCTATGGTCATTAAGCCGGAGAGAACGCGTATTAGCCTTTGGGCAGGGATTGGGATGAGCTTAACGATCGTGCTCTTTGTACTACAAAATAATCTCTACCTCACCTATATCACTCTGCTATTAATAGGCGCTTTCGGTGGCTGTTTTATGATTCCCCTCAATGCCCTACTACAGACTCGGGGCGGGCTATTTCAGAGTGTGGGGAGCGCGATTGCTATTCAGAATTTGATTGAAAATATCTTTATGCTCAGCTCGATCGCTATCTTTGGACTTCTCACTAGCTTCGGATTCTTCTCCGTATTGACCTTAATGATCATCTTCGGCGGACTCTTTTTAGTGGCCATTATCGCGCTCTTCTATGAAGCCTATCGCCATCAGATTTTTGCCCAAGAGATCACCTAAAAAAAGAGAGGCGTTGAACAATAAGCCGATACTGACTATTTTTTAGCCAAAAAACAAAACCCTGCACTTCGCAGGGTTTTTCTATGTTTTGCAAGTTTTGCCAATTTTACACAACTGTTATCCCGAAAGTTATCCACAGAAATTGGGGATTAATCCCCACAACTTGGGATAACGATTATTGGTAAATTGCCTCTCTCTCCATCAACAAACTGTTCAATACTTGAATAACGGCTAAACAGCCTTTGGATAAGTGGCGACCATTGCACAGAGTTTTTCAGTCACTTGATAGCTCTTTTCAAAAGCACTAATCGGCAGAAACTCAAAACGTGAATGGAAGTTCAATGCGCCAGTGAAATAGTTAGGCGTAAAGATCCCCCGCTTTGAGAGCGCAGAGCCATCCGTTCCGCCGCGCATCGGGATCACATTTTTAGGAATATCTAAGGCATCAAAAGTGGCAAATAAGGCATCGAGAGCACTCTGATCATCGCCCATTGAATCTTGAATATTACTATAGACATCTGTGATTTCACACACAATATTCGCACGAGGATGACGCGCTTGAATCATTGTCACAGCCGACTCAATATAAGCTTTACGCGCGGCATAACTCGCTTTATCAAAATCACGAATATTAATTTGTAATACCGCTTCATTCGCATTGCCATTTAATGAAGTCAACCAAAAATACCCTTCCCGGCCTTCCGTATGTTCTGGCGTATCTAAAGGATCAAAACAGCCCATTAGATCTTGCGCGACTCGAAGCGGATTGACTAACACATTTTTTGCAGACATAGGGTGGGCTGTCACCCCGGTAATAGTAATCGCAACCGAACCGGCATTAAAGGTTTCATACACAATCTCTCCCTCTTCACAGCAGTCGATCGTATAAGCAAAATCCACCTTAAATCGCTCTAAATCCATCACTTTTGCCCCCCGAAGACCAATCTCTTCATCGGGAACAAACGCTACATAGAGATCCCCCATCGGCGCACATTTCCCTTGTGATAAGCGTGATAATAGCTCCATTACGACCGTTACCGCTGCTTTATTATCAGCACCTAATACGCTTGTGCCATCACTGAAGATAATCTCTTCGCCAATATAACGCTCAGCTTCCGGATGTTCATCCCGCTTAAACCAGATATTCTCTTGTCTATTTAAACAGAGATCTTCACCGTTATAACGTAACCGCTGAGGATGAATATCCGGCGATAACCCCACATCAACCGTATCCACGTGGGTAATAAACCCCATTGTCGGTACATTCTCAAGCTCCCCTTTACGAAATGCGGTCAAGACACCATGCTCATCGATATGGATATCTGCTAATCCATACTGTTCTAGCTCCTTTGCCAATGCATTCACCATATTCCACTGACTCTCAGTAGAGGGAATGGTGGGCGATGAAGCACAGCTTTGGCTCTCAATGGCTAAATAACGGAAAAATCGCGTGGTTAACGCTTCACCTAATGACATTATAAATTCCTCTTGTTGATCCATTATCTGCCGAGTATTGATAATGTTACTCGGCAATAATGGTCTCTTATTTTCAAAGTATTATTACTAATTAATTCTCTATTTCATTTGCCATCTATTGATACTCTCAATTAAATAGCTCATAACTTACATATTCAGCCGATGACCATGACAACTATGGTGTTGAATGGAGTACCGGAATGGTATAGCTACTCTCAAAACCAAGCGGAATATCTAGTCCCCAATAGATAAAGAGCATCGCCGTTAAGACGATGAATAATCCGGCAGTATAAGGTAACATCATCGAACAGAGTGTCCCCACGCCAGCCTTACTGTAGTAACGAGCACAATACATAATAATAAGCGGATAGAAAGGGAACATCGGCGTACTCACATTCACGGCAGAGTCACTAATTCTAAAAGCCGCTTGCGTCAATTCAGGGGAGATCCCTACCGCCATGAGCATCGGCACTAATACCGGTGCCATAATCGCCCATTTTGAAGTTGCTGAAGTAATGAGAATATTTACAATCCCGACTAAAGCAATCACTAGTAATACTGTGAGCTCTGCCGGAATCTTCAAAGTGGTCAACATATCGGCGCCCGCTAGTGCGATCAATTTACCGATATTGGAAAAATTAAATGAATAGAGGAACTGCGCTGCAAAAAAGGCAAAGACAATAAAAGGAATGAGTGACTTTAAAATCTCTTCCATGGAATGAATCACATCATTTGTCGAAGTGAAAGACTTTGTGATAAAACCATAAATAACGCCGGGAATTGCAAAAAATAGAAATAACAGAGGTACGATCATCTGCATGATTCCTGCCTGCGAACTGGTCATACTGCCATCGGGAGCTCGAAGAGGCGAGCTTTCTGGGATCAATAAAACTGTGATAAGCACTACTAAAGCGAACACTGATAATCCCGCCCAACGAAAGCCTTTCTGGTCAAGCGCTGTCACTTGCGATAAGCTCTCTGCTTCATCATCAGAAGCATGGGAATCAATCGGGCAATTCTTATTAAGCCACGGCTCTACCACCTTTTCAGTCACATACCAACAAATTAAAATAACGGCAAATGCACTACCAAAACTTAAAAAGTAATTAGCCAGCACATTCACATTGTAAGTCGGCATCATCATGCGAGCGGCATCTTCGGTAAAGGACTGCATAATTGGATCGATTTGTGATGGTGTAAAGCTTGCACTAAACCCTCCAGCAAGCCCGGCAAAAGCAGTGGCAATCCCAGCGAGTGGATGACGACCTTTAGCATAGAACATCAGAGCCGCAACCGGCATCAGAATAACATAAGCGGAATCAGAGACAACGTGGGCAACTACCGATACAAATACCACTGTCGGCGTTAAAAATCGAGGAGAGATAAAACTCAATAATTTCTTTAATGCAGTATGAATAAATCCACTACGCTCTGCAATTCCGATTCCCAAAGTTGCCACAATGGTGATCCCAAGCGGTGGGAAGCTCATAAAGTTCTTCACCGTCGAGATAATAAAAGTGACGATATGATCGTAGGTGAAAAGATTAATCACCTCAATTTTTTGGGGGGTAGCCCCCATTTTTGTCGGGGGAAGATAGTAATCAAAATCGATAAATGAGAGTAAAAATGAGAGTATCCAACAGATCACTAATGCATAGATAAAGAGCATCGTGACGCTCGGCATCTTATTCCCAAATCGTTCTACGGTATTCAAAAAGCCTTTTTTCTTGAAAGGCTCAATCGTTTCTGCCATCTGAAATCCTTTTTCATAAACTATGTGTTAGCTCAATAACCTATAAAAATAGCTGAGAAAAATTCTATTTAAAGAGAGATATCTCTTGAAATAAATCTATCTCCTCATCTACCCATATATACAGTATTAAAAAATACCCTATAGCCTTTATGATTGCTAGAGCCATCAATTATTAAAAAACTACTTATTATTATTTTTGCACAAAATCAATAAGATCAAAATAAATTCGATTGTATCAACATAAAAAAATACCCTAAAAAAATTAAGCTCTTAGGGTACTTCCAATCTTACTGATCACCATAAATTACAGCACTTATACTTATCGCCGTTTTCGACCGCCTAATGTGCCACGAACAATCTCATTGCTCAATTGTCGCATCAATTGTTTACTAGTCTGTTGCACTAATCCCTCTTGTTTTCCACCTCTTGGGCCAGTTGAGCCAAAGAGAAACGTTTTTAACATACCCAATAAACCGCTATCTGTAGATTGAGCATTTCCTGTTGGAGTATTCTCCGCTTGCTCTGCTCGTGTTTGCAAAGTCGCAGCGATCTCTGCTTCTTTCGCCGCCTCTAATTCAGCTTTTTCAAGTAACTCATAAGCAGATTCACGATCAATCATCTCCTCATAACGTCCATAGATAGATGATTGATTAATAATCGTATTAATCTCCGCTGGTGTTAATATCCCCATTCTAGACTCGGGTGCTAAAATAAAAGCACGCTCGACAATATTCGGGGCACCCTTTCCCCCTAAAAATGAAATCAAAGCTTCCCCTGTACCAAGCTCACCTATCGCTGTTTCTGCATCAAAATTAGGATTCGCGCGCATCGTTTGAGCGGCTGCTTTTACAGCCTTTTGATCTCGTGGTGTAAAGGCTCTTAATGCATGTTGAATACGGTTGCCTAACTGCCCTAAAATATTATCCGGAATATCTAAAGGCGTTTGGGAAATAAAGTAAATTCCCACCCCTTTTGAACGAATAAGGCGAACGACCTGCTCAATTTTGTCGAGCAATGCTTTCGGAGCATCTTTAAAAAGGAGATGTGCCTCATCAAAAAAGAAGACAATTTTAGGTTTCTCCATATCACCCACTTCCGGTAATCTTTCAAATAACTCTGACATTGTCCAGAGTAAAAACATCGCATAGAGTTTAGGTTGATGATATAGCTTCTCCGCCGAGAGAATATTAATCATCCCTCGCCCGTTGCTTTCACGCATAAAATCAAAAATATCAAGATTAGGCTCGCCAAAAAAGAGTTCAGCGCCTTCCATCTCTAACTGCAATAATCCTCTTTGAATCGCGCCAATAGAGGCAGAAGCGATATTACCATACTCTTTTTGTAAAGATTTCGCATTATCTGCCACATAACGTGTCATTGCTCTAAGATCTTTAAAATCAATGAGCAGTAGACCGTTATCATCGGCGACTTTAAAAATAATATTTAAAATACCAAGTTGAATCTCATTGAGCCCCATTAACTGTCCAAGGATAAGAGGCCCCATATCAGACACCGTTGCCCTAATCGGGTGTCCTTTTTCGGCAAATACATCCCAAAAAGTAACAGGATTATCATGAGGATCCCAATCAGTATACCCCGTTGCATCTAATCTCTCTTGCAATTTGGGGTTAATGGTACCTGCAGCAGCAATTCCAGAGAGATCCCCTTTAACATCCGCCATAAAGACAGGGACGCCAATTTTAGAAAAACTCTCTGCTAATTTTTGCAACGTGACCGTCTTTCCCGTCCCTGTGGCACCTGTAATTAAACCATGGCGGTTTGCTAAATTCGATAATAAATTAAGCTCTTGATGATCTGCAGTTTTGCCGATTAAGAGCGGATAACCATTACTCATAAGGATCTCCTTGTGCGATATGTCTAAATCTAATTTCTAAATTCTAAATTTAATTTCTACATTGAATTTCTATAACTTATTCTATGACCGTAATTTGCCATTGATAAACAAAGGAAAATTGTACTAAATAAAGCGTAAATAAGGGATGATTTACTGTATTTAATAATAAATTTTAATTATTTCTTGAAAGTTTCACTCAATAGTTCGTTTTGAATAATACTTTGAATAAAAAAATCGGGTACCTACAGAGATTCAATAGAAAAAGAATGATAAAAAATATTTTTCTTTAAAAAACAGTATATTAAATTTTTTACCCCTATAAAATTTATAGTAATACTAATTAACTCTTGATAATAAATCTTTTATAGGTGATAATGCGCCCTCAAATTATTTTGTGTTAATAAGATGTACGATCATATGATAATCGCTTATTAACTATCCTCGTTAGGTGAGGCTCCTATATGGAGGCAAGCTACTGCCCAGAAACGTCGAGAGACACCAACGGGTCAGCAGAAACTGTCGAGCTAAGGCAGTATCTAATGTAGCCGAAAGTATCATTTTTGATCTATTTATAGATTAGATCATGACTCACTTTCATGCCATATAGTGCTAAAGCTGTACGAAAGAGGAGAGATCGCCAGCAAAGCCGATCGCTTTGTGGCATAAAACACCCTCCTCACACTGTGGTTGGGTGTTTTTTTCGATCTCAAAAATAGACTGATCATCTATTCGCTCTTTGCTCATGGATACCTGCGTTGGCTGAGGCGCCCAGCTACGCTTAACAAAATATAATTTATGCAAATAAAAGATAGGAGTTAAGCTAATGGTACAAGACCGCAATCAAAAATTTGGCATCGAGACCGCGGGGTCAATGATGTCAGATGACTTCATCACTCTCCCTATGAGAGATACCGTTGATCAAACCATCGATTATCTTCGTAAAACACTCTATCAACGGGAAGATATTCATTACATCTATGTCTTAAATGACGATAAATTATTGGCCGGCGTAATCGCTATTCGGGAGCTTTTAGCTGCGAAAGGGGACGCAACACTCCAAGAGATCATGAAGACTAAGATCAAAACCTTATCTCCTGATATCGACCAAGAACAGGTTGCACAGCTATTCCAAGAAACTGAGCTAGTGACGATTCCTGTCGTAGATTACTCTCAACACCTCCTCGGTGTTATCCATATGGATCAAATGCTTGATGTTATGGAACAAGAGGGTACGGAAGATATCTATCGTATGGCTTCGATCAAAAGTGATGATTTCGATAGTCAAAACATCCTCACTGCGACGATCGGCCTTCTCTACCGTAAACGGGTTGCTTGGTTGATTATTCTCGTCTTTATGAATATCTTTTCAGGTGCCGGAATTGCCACATTTGAAGAGTTGATTGAGAGTAATGTTGCCCTTGTCTTCTTCTTGCCACTGCTCGTCGATAGTGGCGGTAATGCCGGTGCTCAGTCTGCAACACTTGTGATTCGTGCAATGGCATTAGGGGAAGTACGCATGAAAGACTGGTTTAAGATGATCAGTAAAGAGATCCTTGTATCAGGCCTACTGGGATTTACGATGGCGCTTGCGGTTTCCCTCATCGGTATCTACCGCGGTGGCCCTGAAATTGCCTTTGTGGTAGCCTTAACAATGGTGGGTGTTGTTATGATCGGTAGCTTAATCGGCCTTTCACTTCCATTTATCTTCAGTAAATTAAAAATGGACCCTGCAACAGCAAGTGGACCGCTTATCACCTCTATTTGTGATATTGTCGGTGTCTTTATCTACTTCGGTATTGCAAGTGCATTTATGACTTTAAGCTAATACTTATACTAAACAGTAATCAGTTTAACCTCTATCAAATACTACCTGAAAAGGTAACCCTTATTTTTACTCAATGAATATATATCGTGTTCTCCATAAGAAGCGCAATCTTTACCAAACGTCTCTTCTTCACGATCATTGGGTAAAAATCGTAGGTAATATCAAGATTCTCATATAGCCTACCAGCTATGACATATTTGATGAATGCGCTATTACTTACACCTTTTTAGTCCTAGGCATTCATAACAATAACCATAAGCCGATAATATTTTTTACAGTAGTATTTTTTACTGCAATATGTAAAATCCCAAAGCTCAACACTTTGGGATTTTTTTATTCTTAATTCATAAAAGCTCAGCCATAAAAGCATCAAAAGGTAAAACACTCTCTTTAGTGAGGATCTTATGATGCTATCACTCTTACATCTTATGAGATTTTTGCGCCGGGCTTTAACTCACCTAATGACGTTAAAAGTGCTAATGATTCATCTTTAGAGGCCGATAAAATCATTCCCTCGCTTACACCAAAACGCATCTTACGGGGCGCTAAATTCGCCACAACCACCACATAAGTTCCAACTAGAGCCGCAGGATCCTCATAGAACTTACGAATCCCTGAGAAAATTGTCCGAGGACGCGCTTCCCCTAAATCCACTTGGAAAGTAAGTAATTTATCGGAGCCCTCTAGGAAATCACACTCTAGGACCTTCCCTAAACGCAGATCGACTTTCGCAAAATCATCGATTGTAATATAGTCCCCGGCTGCTTGAGCGCCTTTCTCTTGAGTTGATTTCTCTTTATCTGCTTTAACTTTATCGGATTTCGCAGACTGCGCACTGTCTTTACGCTCTGTACTCAATGCTTCTTTATTCGCTTCGATTAAAAGATCGAGATCTTTACGATTTAAACGTGTCATCAAATGAGTATAGGGCTCCACTTGATGCCCAACTTTCAATCCTTGCTCTAAATCAGCATAAGAGAGCGGTGCAATATTGAGGAAAGATTCTACGCGCGCAGCCACTACAG contains:
- the aas gene encoding bifunctional acyl-ACP--phospholipid O-acyltransferase/long-chain-fatty-acid--ACP ligase; its protein translation is MKWLLRTIFTFFYRVDLKIDPTSRKMQGIIICNHQSFLDGILLGLFLPQKPLFVIDRLIAERWYFKWPLKFIPHLTLDSTHPMSIKTLIQVAKSDQSIVIFPEGRITLTGSLMKIYEGAAFVAYKSHKPLIPVYIEGAEHSYFSRLKGLVKRRLFPKIRITMQAPHDITLPKELPVAQTRHYLAQFTQEILMNTRLDIFKPTSLFTSILEARNEFGKEKLCIEDITRKPLSYQKLIESALALSRLFKKHTDEQERVGVLLPNTNAAAITIFGLNAINRVSALINYSAGIEGVDAAITSAKIKTIVTSRKFIKEAKLQPLLDHFPQIQWLYLEDLRQALTIRDKLWVWWSRRKPTKYLPKVNAEDEAIILFTSGSEGKPKGVVHTNRSLLTNVEQLRTIADFTAKDTFMVALPLFHAFGLTAGLLTSIISGAKAFLYPSPLHYRVIPEMIYELQATVFFGTSTFLQNYARYANAADFASLRYVVAGAEKLNQNVKETWQEKFGIRILEGYGATECAPVISINVPTDYKENTIGKILPGLDAKLLPIEGIEEGGKLLVKGGNIMEGYLHYQTPGIISRESLEQNDGWYDTGDIVKIDDDGFLTIIGRAKRFAKIAGEMVSLETAERIFRETYPDYQHAAATRTDQSKGEAIVIFTTAPMDTDRKALAQTARSLGLPELAISRDIRFLQELPRLGSGKINYQALNDLVLAEQNENKDKDKSTE
- the lplT gene encoding lysophospholipid transporter LplT translates to MSLRSVTSPKSLPPKEKLLNRGMITILNAQFFSAFADNVLFFALLEILQQGLYGKESTYILQGTFALFYILLAPIVGYIADHIAKSQVLMVGNGIKLLGVLLLFLEINPFICYAIVGFGAAVYSPAKFGVLSEFVSEKLLIKANGLIEASTIIAILSGAALGGLLAELNLYYAVALTIVTYIVAAIFNYYMPKIAPKIGPSLKPQLIVRQFMLAFLRLFRDQKARFAIIGTSLFWAGVATLKLLLNDWVRDVLGEGTEMVSQMSVVVGLGVIIGAAFAAMVIKPERTRISLWAGIGMSLTIVLFVLQNNLYLTYITLLLIGAFGGCFMIPLNALLQTRGGLFQSVGSAIAIQNLIENIFMLSSIAIFGLLTSFGFFSVLTLMIIFGGLFLVAIIALFYEAYRHQIFAQEIT
- a CDS encoding AbgT family transporter; protein product: MAETIEPFKKKGFLNTVERFGNKMPSVTMLFIYALVICWILSFLLSFIDFDYYLPPTKMGATPQKIEVINLFTYDHIVTFIISTVKNFMSFPPLGITIVATLGIGIAERSGFIHTALKKLLSFISPRFLTPTVVFVSVVAHVVSDSAYVILMPVAALMFYAKGRHPLAGIATAFAGLAGGFSASFTPSQIDPIMQSFTEDAARMMMPTYNVNVLANYFLSFGSAFAVILICWYVTEKVVEPWLNKNCPIDSHASDDEAESLSQVTALDQKGFRWAGLSVFALVVLITVLLIPESSPLRAPDGSMTSSQAGIMQMIVPLLFLFFAIPGVIYGFITKSFTSTNDVIHSMEEILKSLIPFIVFAFFAAQFLYSFNFSNIGKLIALAGADMLTTLKIPAELTVLLVIALVGIVNILITSATSKWAIMAPVLVPMLMAVGISPELTQAAFRISDSAVNVSTPMFPFYPLIIMYCARYYSKAGVGTLCSMMLPYTAGLFIVLTAMLFIYWGLDIPLGFESSYTIPVLHSTP
- the mgtE gene encoding magnesium transporter, which encodes MVQDRNQKFGIETAGSMMSDDFITLPMRDTVDQTIDYLRKTLYQREDIHYIYVLNDDKLLAGVIAIRELLAAKGDATLQEIMKTKIKTLSPDIDQEQVAQLFQETELVTIPVVDYSQHLLGVIHMDQMLDVMEQEGTEDIYRMASIKSDDFDSQNILTATIGLLYRKRVAWLIILVFMNIFSGAGIATFEELIESNVALVFFLPLLVDSGGNAGAQSATLVIRAMALGEVRMKDWFKMISKEILVSGLLGFTMALAVSLIGIYRGGPEIAFVVALTMVGVVMIGSLIGLSLPFIFSKLKMDPATASGPLITSICDIVGVFIYFGIASAFMTLS
- a CDS encoding helicase HerA-like domain-containing protein — translated: MSNGYPLLIGKTADHQELNLLSNLANRHGLITGATGTGKTVTLQKLAESFSKIGVPVFMADVKGDLSGIAAAGTINPKLQERLDATGYTDWDPHDNPVTFWDVFAEKGHPIRATVSDMGPLILGQLMGLNEIQLGILNIIFKVADDNGLLLIDFKDLRAMTRYVADNAKSLQKEYGNIASASIGAIQRGLLQLEMEGAELFFGEPNLDIFDFMRESNGRGMINILSAEKLYHQPKLYAMFLLWTMSELFERLPEVGDMEKPKIVFFFDEAHLLFKDAPKALLDKIEQVVRLIRSKGVGIYFISQTPLDIPDNILGQLGNRIQHALRAFTPRDQKAVKAAAQTMRANPNFDAETAIGELGTGEALISFLGGKGAPNIVERAFILAPESRMGILTPAEINTIINQSSIYGRYEEMIDRESAYELLEKAELEAAKEAEIAATLQTRAEQAENTPTGNAQSTDSGLLGMLKTFLFGSTGPRGGKQEGLVQQTSKQLMRQLSNEIVRGTLGGRKRR
- the pepT gene encoding peptidase T, giving the protein MSLGEALTTRFFRYLAIESQSCASSPTIPSTESQWNMVNALAKELEQYGLADIHIDEHGVLTAFRKGELENVPTMGFITHVDTVDVGLSPDIHPQRLRYNGEDLCLNRQENIWFKRDEHPEAERYIGEEIIFSDGTSVLGADNKAAVTVVMELLSRLSQGKCAPMGDLYVAFVPDEEIGLRGAKVMDLERFKVDFAYTIDCCEEGEIVYETFNAGSVAITITGVTAHPMSAKNVLVNPLRVAQDLMGCFDPLDTPEHTEGREGYFWLTSLNGNANEAVLQINIRDFDKASYAARKAYIESAVTMIQARHPRANIVCEITDVYSNIQDSMGDDQSALDALFATFDALDIPKNVIPMRGGTDGSALSKRGIFTPNYFTGALNFHSRFEFLPISAFEKSYQVTEKLCAMVATYPKAV